The Candidatus Angelobacter sp. DNA segment TTCATTGCTTCAAATCGGCTCATGCCGTTCAGTCGCCGGTGCGCCTGCCGTCCGAAATTTTCGAATCACCATCATTTGACCACCGGTTCCGGCAATGCGTTCAGGCGACGATCCGCCCGACCGCCGGGAAAAGGCGTGTTTGCACGCAGGCGGGGGTTCGGCCATAGTCTCCGGCATACCGCCGTTGGATGAAACCGTTTTCCAGACCAGGGTCGCACAAGAACTCCTACCGTTGGGCGCCGTTCATTGTCTCGGGCATCGCGCTGCTGCTGGCGCTGGCGACAACGTATTACGTCGCCAAAATGACGGAAGCCAAGGCTGGCGAGCGGTTCGATCTTGCGGCGCAGCAGATCAGCAACGGTGTAGAGGATCTGGTGAACGGTCACGTCACGTTGCTTCATGCCGTGCGCGGACTGGCCTACGCGAGCCCCTCCGTATCGCGCCAGCAATTCCGGGACTATGTGGCCTCGCTGGACTTGCCACGCCGTTTTCCCGGGACCCAGGGAATCGGATTCTCGGTGCGCGTTCCCGCCGACAAAAAGGAAGAGCTGGTGAGGACCATGCGCGATCAGGGAGTGGAGGATTTTCACATTCATCCTGAAACCGCCCGCGCGGAGTATCACGCGATTGTCTATCTGGAACCGCTCGACAAACGAAACCAGGCGGCAGTCGGCTACGACATGTTCACGGAACCGGTGCGCCGCGCGGCGATGGAAAAGGCGCGGGACACGGGCGAACTCTCCGCCTCCGGCAGGGTCACTTTGGTGCAGGAAATCGACGAACCAAAACAGGCGGGGTTC contains these protein-coding regions:
- a CDS encoding CHASE domain-containing protein encodes the protein MKPFSRPGSHKNSYRWAPFIVSGIALLLALATTYYVAKMTEAKAGERFDLAAQQISNGVEDLVNGHVTLLHAVRGLAYASPSVSRQQFRDYVASLDLPRRFPGTQGIGFSVRVPADKKEELVRTMRDQGVEDFHIHPETARAEYHAIVYLEPLDKRNQAAVGYDMFTEPVRRAAMEKARDTGELSASGRVTLVQEIDEPKQAGF